The following nucleotide sequence is from Aedes aegypti strain LVP_AGWG chromosome 3, AaegL5.0 Primary Assembly, whole genome shotgun sequence.
GTGCTCGCCTACCTGTCCGGGCTTTACAGTTGCTGGCAGAGAAAGGGGTGCATGATTGgccaattttattgatttgcgAAAGGGTTCGGGAAGAATTCGCCATTCAGTGGCAAAAAGTGCACGTAACTTTTCGGGGGGATTTATTTCCCTCTGTGAGAGGAATGGAATATCATTGACTGTGCAACTCTTTGTTCTAAACTTggatggtagtcctgaaaaggactgaTTGGATGTTAGATACTGTTTTACAACAGTACGGTTGCTGTCCCAAATTTACTTCTTGGCAGCGGTCTTCTTCGCGGCAGCTTTCTTGGCTGGGGCAGCCTTCTTCGGTTTTGGGGTCTTGGGCTTCTTGGCGGCGGTCTTGGAAGGTTTGGTGGCCTTCTGCTTCGGAGCAGCAGCCTTCTTCACACCACCGGCCTTTTTGGCAGCCTTGGCACCAGCAGCTTTGGCTTTCTTGGCTGCAGCCGGCTTCTTGGCTTTCTTCTCGCCGGCTGGCTTCTTGGCCTTCTTCTCCCCAGCTGGTTTCTTGGTGGCCTTCTTCTTCTCTCCGGTAGCCTTCTTGGCCTTCTTCTCGCCGGCCTTCTTCGGTTTCTTCTCACTGGCGGCCTTCTTAGCTTCAGCCTTCAGCTTGAACGAACCGGAAGCGCCGGTGCCCTTGGTTTGGACGAACTTGCCCTTCTCGACGCCATTCTTCAAGGCCTTCTTGAGGAATGGGGCAAGCTTGGCGACATCGCATTTGTAGTTGGCGGCGATGTACTTCTTGATGGCCTGCAGGGACGATCCGTTGCGTTCCTTCAAGGTTTTGATGGCAGCAACAACCATGTCGTTGACCCACCCCGACGGCTTCTTCGGCTTGCCCTGTCCCTTGGGGGCCCTTGGCTTCTTGGTCTTGGCTGGCGAGGCAGCCGGGGCTGCGGCAGCGGCTTCAGTGGCAACTTCAGACATCTCGATAGGTAGCTAGAGTAACACTCACACGATGGCGATAGTAAACGAATGAATGACGGAAATTCTGGCAACAGTGCGGTGTTCGATTTCGTCGTCTGTGTTAGGGATGCAGACATGGTCGTCCACTGGATGACTGTTCGCGAAAtattgtacatatttttggtaacACCTTTTTAAAACGCATTTTTCCGGTAATCGCACTAAGTATTTGCCTGTCTAGTATGTCCGTTTGGTGAGTGCATGAGTCTCGCTAGCAGCCCGTCATCGCCACATCGGGCCGGTTTCGCGAGAAGCACCGCTGAGACATGTCTTTACAGCACCCGTGCGCCATATGGTGTGGCTTTGCTCGATAAAACAATCAATAGTAACTATTGAAACAATACCACCCTGCACGGCGGTGGTGAATTTGGCAACATGAATGGTTGCTCTTTGCGGTGACATGCGGGTATAGCCAGTATGCCGGTGTCTAATGGCCCCTAATGAGCCTCAAACAAAGTCATTCCCAGTGCCGACGAGCGATGTTACGCGTttggttttagtaaactttgaacaatgttaatttgatgtttttcatcAAACATACCGAAAACTTGGGCTCGACTATGACGTCAGTCACACAAGTTTGTGCCATTTTGTCCGGAAAACAATGTCACCAAACACTAATCACCTTCCACCTGTGCACTGTTGGTTGGTCGAATGTGTGCAAATTGCTGGCATTGCCTCAGCCATCGGCGGCAACTGCATTGGAAAAGGACAGTGCACGTGCTACTATGGATCTAGTTTATCTGAGAATGTTTTACTTCAAGAAGCAAGCACCCTCCCTGCGGTGGAATCTGCAAATGAGCTAGTGCGAAATCTGCCCGAATAGGCATCGGTTTTGCTAGCTGCAGTTGCATCGAATGAACATTCCATACAATCTCTTCTGGCGGCAGTAGTACCGGACATGTCGCGCTGAATTCGCGACAAATTGTTCTCGGAAGTCCCTAACATGCCCCACGGCACGTGTTCCCGGTGTAGAAACTGCACCCTACACTCCCCCGATCGAGATATATTTTTGTGTACAGTGCCCTCAGGGGCTGTTCAACGTGTCTGTCCGTGCTAGTACTGAGCAACACCCGAGCCAGGAAGCCGAATGGCAACCACACAACGTGTCATGTCACCAtcattcgcaaatttcataacgccaacaaTGACCATTTGCAACGCGCCCCACCACCCATTGTGTATAAGAATGTTTTCCCAATTTCGTTTGACCCGTTACATCTCGAAGACACACCACCCACCCATGAACTATGTGAATGGGCCCCATCAATGGGAACCGATTGATGGCATTATCGAGATTATCCGATCGATAACATTTGCATCAACTGTTGTTCGATAAACGTTATTATGATAGCCTGAACTGCTGGGATGCTCTTACGAGATCGTTTGTAATGGGACGCTAGAAAACATAATGAGCTTCTTTCCAATACGTTGAGAAGAAGAACGAACGAACCACGAAACTTGTCATCATGCCTGCCTAGCTAGCTAGTCCTATGATGTCAAAATTGTCTAAACTACTAACATGCAGCACAACCGATAGCAAAAATGAAGTTGTTAAGGTGCAACATGGCAATCAgcataaatattgaactttAAACGTTCTGCTAGTGAATGGAGTGTGGTTaaggtacaacattttttttgcaatcagcAGAAATGTTGAACGTACGAAGTGGATCTTCTTGTTTTAAATTCAAACGGATGGAAAAACTTAGATCTAGGGTTTTTTTTGTGAACAGATGTTTCCCTATACTGCTTAACAATGAAATTCCTATTATTTATTACGCAGCTGAATGGGGATCCAAATCTCTGCAACTGTAATCGTTATAATTAATCAATACTGAAACTGATAAcatcgaataaataaaatgaattggaTAAATTCAAACTGATCAGAGAGGGGGGTGTTGTCACGTATGAAGTCACCGCCGTGACACTACCTCAGTCGGTTCAATAGTGTGATAAAACAGTCTAGTgtcagattttcaaaatcaactcttTTTCGGGATTGAaatagtggccctgaaaagggcctttTGGTTTGGTGTGATTGAACGCAGTGTCGGTCGTCATTTACTTGGAGCTGGTGTACTTGGTGACGGCCTTGGTGCCTTCCGAAACGGCGTGCTTGGCCAACTCTCCCGGGAGCAGAAGCCGGACGGCGGTTTGGATTTCGCGGGATGTGATCGTCGAACGCTTGTTGTAGTGGGCCAGGCGGGAGGCTTCGGCGGCAATACGCTCAAAGATGTCGTTGACGAAGCTGTTCATGATGCTCATGGCTTTCGACGAAACGCCAGTGTCGGGGTGAACTTGCTTCAACACCTTGTAGATGTAGATGGCGTAGCTTTCCTTCCTgcgctgcttcttcttcttcttatcgcCCTTGACAATGTTCTTCTGGGCCTTGCCGGATTTCTTCGCGGCCTTTCCGCTGGTTTTCGGTGCCATCGTGCTGCTAACGTTGTTTTAGATTCCAAACGAAAACTGAAACTGATGCCCGACCGAACCAGTCGGTTCTCTTTTATACCCGTAGAATGGTGAGCGCTGTTCCGCCCCTTCGCTTCGTTTGCTACTTCATCCATTTCGTTCGCACCATCCTAGTATGAGTGCAGCGCAGGGCTACGCATGTATAAAAGATACCCTCATCCGGTGAAATCACCATCAGTACCGCTTACGTACGCTTCGTGAACGTTTGTTTCTCAAGTCCACTCAAACTCAACCACAAAATGTCTGGCCGCGGCAAAGGAGGCAAAGTTAAGGGAAAGGCAAAGTCCCGTTCCAACCGCGCTGGATTGCAGTTCCCAGTCGGTCGTATTCACCGTCTGCTCCGGAAGGGCAACTATGCCGAGCGTGTCGGTGCCGGCGCTCCAGTCTACTTGGCTGCCGTTATGGAATATCTGGCCGCTGAAGTGCTCGAATTGGCAGGAAACGCTGCCCGTGACAACAAGAAGACCAGAATCATTCCCCGTCATCTGCAGTTGGCCATCCGCAACGACGAAGAATTGAACAAGCTGCTGTCCGGTGTTACCATCGCCCAAGGTGGTGTTCTGCCCAACATTCAGGCTGTCTTGCTGCCGAAGAAAACCGAAAAGAAGGCATAAGTTACACTGCGTGCATCAAACCaaaaaccgtccttttcaggacgacaatatcCAGTCCACCGCTAGAGAGTTGTTGTTGAAATATtgcagatttatctaatttagccacagagaggatcgatgaagagatatCGGCCATATTATGACCATTTCTGAATCAATTCCTAGATTCCGCGGGGGGAAACGTTTGGGCTTCTTAAATGTTCTGTTCGGGATACCTCGAACTTTCGATTTTTGGAGTTCAATTTGCCGAAACAGaaacataaaacattgaaacaGCCAGCCCTGCGTGAGCTGTTCCTGAAGAGAGAGGAGGGTAAACTGTTCATCCAGTTCCTGCCCCATTTTCTACTATCTACTGCTTGACAATAGAAGAGTTGATGAAGCAGGTAGTATTTAAAAAACTTATATTATTTATTCGAGGAAAGGCTATATCAGGAGCTCCTAATATTAAAGGAATCAATCAATTTCCAAACCCCACAATTATCAATTATAACTATCATAGGGGTGTGTTTCAAAGTAAACAAGCCAAAGATTACGTTTCAATCATACGGTCAAACTTTCAATGTTGGATGTTCGAGTTGTCTAGTTTGTAGCAACAAGGGGAGgcgagctgggaaagcttctgcaTCCGGAAAAGAGCATAAGAAGAAGGGGAAACATACGGCCGGTACCAGAGAATGAAGTCCGCGCTGgagatgcacattcaaaagtgtgTGCAAAGCGAAGCATGAAGGGACAACTCGAGTTGTCGGTTGGTTGACGTACCTCCCTCATCAGTGTTGAGAGTATGATCGTTCGGTGGTAGGAGGAAGGTCAAGGGGCTTTAGGAAGTAATCGTTCCCCCAGGGGAACAAACAGTTTTAGGTACACTGAAGGGAAAATTGCTCACACAACTCTTTTAGGGAATGCTctagtggccctgaaaagggccgttttgttgAGAATGGCAACTATAATGCAGAccgaatttaagcgcgttctccacggatacggcgagccagctggatgtccttgggcataatggtgacacgcttggcgtggatggcgcaaaggttggtatcttcgaaaagaccgaccagataggcctcgctcgcttcctgcagggccatgacagccgagctctggaagcgcagatcggtcttgaagtcctgggCGATCTCACGAACCAGACGCTGGAATGGCAGCTTGCGGATCAGCAGCTCAGTCGACTTTTGGTAGCGACGGATTTCACGCAGAGCAACGGTTCCTGGCCGATAACGGTGAGGCTTCTTGACacctccggtggctggggcgctcttgcgagcggCTTTGGTAGCCAGCTGCTTGCGAGGAGCTTTTCCTCCAGTAGACTTACGAGCAGTCTGCTTGGTACGGGCCATTGTGTTAGATGATGATTAATTTGCTTTCAATCCAAACGGATCAGTTGAAACGCAGCGACAGAATGAGGGTCAAAAAACCAGGCAGTCCTCTTTTATATGCTCATATCGATGCAGGCAACCAATCGGAAGCCACGGAAGAATAGAAAAAGCAAGAGAGGAAAGAAGAACTCAACCCTCGAGTGGGTATAAAAGTGGCCGCTAGTGTTTGGCGCAGCCCCATCATTCCGAATCGAACTGCCGTTGTGAACGGTTGCGTGTCTTTTTGAGTTGCGAGACAAGTTCGAATTCTCCTCCGTTCGTGTGCGAAGTGCTCTTTTCGCGATTTCCCGCTCCCGCGACTGCTCTCCGGCGCTGACCTACCTCCTTGGGGTGGCTAGCCAAAAGGCATCTCTGCAAGCAGAGCAACCGCGGCCCATAGCGATGGGTCGCAACAGGAAGCAAAAGGCGGACTCCGCCTCGACCCCCGCCCCGCTGGCCGACAGTGGGCAGACCAGCGCGCCGAAACGCGCAAGAAATGAGGATGCCAACCCGGCGGCGTACAGCAGGTTGCTGGCAAACAACCAGTTTGCCTCCCTGCCTGTGGACCAAGCCCCCCCGGGCGCGAAAGTTCCCCCCCTCTTCACGGCGTCGAAGGACCTCTCGGCGCTGCGATCCGAGCTAGCGGCCAACAACATCCGGCCGCTGTTCAAGCTGTGCCATACCGGCACTAAGATCATGTGCGCCTCCGGCGCCGATTACGACAAGGCCGGCAAGCTGCTGAAGGCAAAAGGGGTGGAATTCTACACCCACGATGCCCCCGGCAGCAAGCCGTTGAAAGTTCTCGTCCGAGGGCTGCCGGAGTTCACCCCGGAGGCAATcgtggacgaaatgaaggcggCTGGACTCAAGCCGACGAATGTGTTCCCCATCCGGAGAGCACAAGGAGGACGACATCGGGACCAGCTCTACCTGGCCCACTTGGAGAAGGGGTCCACCACCATGGCGGGACTGACGAGGGTGAGAGCGCTCTTCCACATCGTGGTGGAATGGGAGCGCTACCGCCCGAAGAAACGGGACGTGACGCAGTGTGGCAACTGCCTCGCGTTCGGGCACGGGACGAGGAACTGCCACATGAAGCCTCGCTGTGGCAAATGTGCCGGCGCGCACGCCACGATAACATGCCAGCCAATGGAGGAGGGCATCGAGCCGAAGTGCGCCAACTGTGGCGCCAACCACGAGGGCAGCAGCCGCAACTGCCCCAAACGTGCGGAGTTTCTGGCAATCCGCCAGCAAGCGTCCGCCAAGAAGCTGGGACGGCAACGCCAGCGCCAACCACCCCCACCGCTGACTGAGGAGCACTTCCCGACGCCCCGCTACCAAGTGCCCAATCTGCCACCGCTTCAACCAACCCACCGGCAGGCATCCCGCCAGTCGGCCCCTTCCGTTCAGCATCGCCTCgcggccgccgccgccgccccACCGGTGCAGAATGCGCCCCCTCCTGGATGGGGGAATCCTGGACGCAGTGTCCCCGGCACTCCTCCCTCCGACGACGGCTCCCTGTACACTCCGGAGCAAATGTTGGAGTACACCAGGGACTTGTTCCAACGGCTGCGCGCCTGCCGTTCCAAGTCGGAGCAGATCAACGCCGCCAACTCGGTGGTATTCGCCTTTCTCGCCAAATATGGCCCGTGAGGCCACCACCAAGATCCTCAACTGGAACGCTTGCTCCCTCCGGAGCAAAAACCGAGAGTTGTCCGCCTTCCTGGACCAAGAAGGCATCGACATAGCCATGATCACGGAGACGCACCTCAAGCCGGAAGTTAACATCTTCATCCCCGACTTCCGGCTCGTGCGGCTTGACCGGTGCGGATCCGAAGGTGGAGGCGTTGCGGTTGCTCTGCGGAGGAACGTAAACTGCACCCTGCTGCCGAGCTTCCAACTAAAAGTCATCGAGGCCGTAGGTGTTCGGGTGGAAACCTCCATCGGCCCAATCACGATCATCGCGGCGTACTGCCCGAAGCAAACCAACATCAACGACGGAACATCGGCGGCCCTAAAGCAAGACATCGTCAAACTGACACGGCGGCAGGGGCAGTTCATCCTGGCTGGCGATCTGAATGCAAGGCACGAGATCTGGGGAAACCCCCGGCGAAATAGGAACGGCCTCATCCTACAACAAGACCTGGAGGAAGGCCACTACACCATCCTGAGCCCGGATTCACCCACCCGCCTGAGCCGGTCCGGGGCCCATGCGACCATTGATATCTTCCTGACCAACATGGCCGACAACATCTCCCAACCGGTCGTTCACCAGGACCTGAGCTCGGACCACTACCCGGTGGTGGCAGAAGTTGGTTCCCTGGTCAACCGGCATCGGGTCACCCGGCGCAACTACCACCGTGTCGACTGGGGCCAATTCCAGCGGTGTGTCGACGCTAACATCCAGTACGAGGCCCCCCTGGCGTCCGCTGAAGACATCGACCGGCACCTGCAGAACGTCGAAGAGGCCATCTCCGTGGCCCGAGAACAGCATGTACCAGCATCTGGTCAGGTGAGCAACACCCTTTTTATCGATCGTGTTACCAAAGATCTCATTCGTTTAAGGAACACCAAACGCAGGCAGTACCAACGCTCTGGTCTGCCTGCGTTGAAAAGCGAAGTCAATCGCATATCCAAAATaatcaaggccagaatggtgGACCTCAGGAACGATGATTTTTCCAACAAGATCCGCTCTCTCCCAGATTGTGCTAGGCCATTCTGGAAGATGACCAAACTTTTGAAATCCAAACCCAGACctattccaccgttgatcccaTTAGACAACACCGACTCTAAGGATCGCTTGATAACCCCTGCGGAGAAGGCTGCTGAGATAGGTCGGCATTTCGTCAGCTCCCACAATCTAGGGCTAGACATTCCTAGCCCACACGACGCTGCTATTTCCGAACACGCAGCTAACCTACACCGATCTCCcaacgacttctcggaggagttgGAGATCACTGCTGACGAGTTGCTGGCCTAtctcaaaacatccaaaaacatgaaggccccaggtttcgacaacatcctgaacttggagctcaagcaattgagtctccagttctaccaacatctggcactgattttcaatcagtgccttcgacttagctacttcccctcgtcgtggaagtcagcaaaagtcatccccattaagaaacctgggaaggatccttcctcccccaaaagctatcgacccatcagccttctctcaGGGTTATCAAAGCTCTTTGAAAAAGCGATCAACAGACGGCTGCTTTCGGCAGCCGATCAAAACAACATCTTGCTCGAGGAACAGTTTGGCTTTCGACGCGGTCGTTCAACCGTGCACCAACTGACTCGAGTAACCAACATCCTCAGGCGGAACAAGTCCCTTGCCAAATCCTCCGCCATGGCGttgctcgatgttgaaaaagcattcgacaacgtctggcacgacggcctggtgtacaagctgcaccgatacaatcttcccacctatttggtgaaaatcatcaaaaactatCTGTTTAACAGGACGTTCAGGGTTTCCCTTAATGGAGTCAACTCAGACCCTCACAACATCCCCGCAGGTGTCCCACAGGGCAGTATTTTAGGTCCCCTACTATACAACCTGTTCACCTCGGACATGCCTCAGCTCCCTGAAGGCGGCTCTCTGTCACTGTTCGCCGACGACACATCAGTCGTCTACAGCGGCAGATTCACGAGAGCACTAACATCTCGACTCCAGAGAGGCCTGAACGTCTTGTCAGATTATTTGAACAGCTGGAAGATCTGTATCAACGCAgcgaagacccaggtcatcctcttcccctattccaaatcccccagacttgttccggctgaggattgtaaaatcaccctcggtggatcaacggtggaatggtCTGATGCAGCCGACTACCTTGGGCTAACGTTAGAcagcaagcttctcttcagacagCAGGTTGACAAAACGGTCACTAAAAGCAACATCTTGCTCAAAGCATTGTACCCCCTGATCAACCGGAAGTCAACTCTGTCTCTGAAGAATaagcttgctgtttacaaacaggtcattcttccagtaattgaaTATGGCGTTCCAATCTGGGAGAGTTGCGCTAAAACCCACCATCTGAGGCTCCAGAGGACCCAAAATAAGTTCCTCCGGATGATCCTCAATAGTCCTCCGAGAACGAGGACAACCGAGGTCCACCGTCTGGCTGAGATCAAAACACTAGAGGAGCGCTTTGGTGACTCGATCGGCAGATTTAGGGCTCGTTGCCATCAATCGGACCAGCAGGTCATCCGGGACCTCGTTCccccctaggttatcaaatttttcttGTAGTGTAAATAGTtagttaggttatcaaattctctttttataaaaactaccagAGCCCATAAGGCCAAAAAAAACTAGGGTAACACCACAAAATTAAACCAGCCAAACAAAAACTATGACAAACAAAGTTGAAGGACCCCTTCGGGGTCAAACTCTTAATATGTAAAATACTTTTGTACCAAAAAtccaaatgaaaataaaaatgaatttaatgaaaatgaaattggcGCAGCCATCAGTTCCAGTACTACCGTCGTCGAACACAGAACCAAATTCATCCAAAATGACCGGCCGTGGCAAGGGAGGCAAAGGACTCGGAAAAGGAGGCGCCaagcgtcatcgcaaggttttgcgtgaTAACATCCAGGGTATCACCAAGCCCGCAATCCGTCGTCTGGCTCGTCGTGGAGGAGTCAAGCGTATCTCCGGACTTATCTACGAGGAAACTCGTGGTGTGTTGAAGGTGTTCCTGGAAAACGTCATCCGTGATGCCGTTACCTACACTGAACACGCCAAGCGTAAAACCGTTACCGCTATGGATGTTGTCTACGCTCTGAAGCGTCAGGGACGCACCCTGTACGGTTTCGGAGGTTAAATCGCATTCCAAAGTTTCGCTCttcaaacggcccttttcagggccaccaaacacACTCATCAAGGAGTTGATACGACAAATGTTCACACACTAAAAGCAAGGGTAATCTAATGGGACAAGCACTACACGCTTTTGCAGTCCGGCGGTGGCGTGGCTTGGGGAGAAAATTCTCGTCTCCGATTGGAAGACACCATAAAATGccaatatatatatacatacataGTCTAGTCTAGTCAGCACTGTCATTTCCCGGGGTGGCACTACTGTTGTTACTTACTTGTTGTACTTCGGtcggttcgaaaacaacaaccgcTATGATGCCACGCCGGTGAAATCCAGTGCGTGCATCTTTCCATACCAATCTCACGTGCATGCATCTCAACTCCGGACTTCAGTGTCAGGTACGGAACGCTCGTCGTACCACTCCCTATTACCTATTACCACTCATCAAATTCCATTAGGATTGCGTTAGGAACTTCTTAGTTTGCCTCGCTCGGTTCCACAATGCGATGGACGAACAAATATTTCATCATGTTCCACACTGTACCTTATGAGAAATGTCCCGCTCACTGGATGCGGTTgcaatcaatatttacaagcaCTGGAATTGTGTTCGCGCACCCGAAACGAAACGAAGGGAAAACGAATCACCGAACCGGGTGagagacgggaatttgaatccaccgacgggaaaaaccgggaatttgagaaggtcaccgggaaaatcgttttgaacgaacatttcCAAGCTTCGAATCTACAAACCACAACAAGCATTTATGACTTTGAACAAATCAGTTTCATTGAAATGTATTGAAAGTGGATGATGAAATgtctaccgtaaaatggggtgttttcaagcaacttctagtatgtcaataattaaacaaaggacagccctactacagtaaggacccgattttgtcagcccctcgatgaattttaggctgaccaaatcgggtcattttattttgttcccgtttttcaaatttcgacatggttacatggacttttaaagagggtacgtggtaaaacatgacgataccaattttttgacaaatctgaaattggctgacaaaatcgggtcagtactggaTTCTCTCGTCGCGTGCCAAACACAATTATGAGGatcctatggcagatttctgagataatcatgaaaatgtgtgatttttgacgtaacTGCAAAACAGGGTTGTAAAGGAATTTGACTTTCGCAAATGAAAccatattttgccaacaacaaaacataatctttttgatcaataactttgatgctttcattcattttcataagttatgctcaacctcaatcagataatacatcaatattatcgaacttggaactcctgcaaacgcaaaccgttttcttttaactgctaaatctttcatagttattaatcTGGAAACTGTCAATACTtcgtaaaattgtcttgaattgtttttgagacttaaatgcaacaggatcataacctatataccgttaagtcaccagtcaccgtgcggcctccattcaccgtgcacatatacaaattcctacagaatattcatacaattttcacaaatcattctttggtcagcaaaataagataaaactgatgaaacgaactagtttttgccacaaataattttgaaaaacctagtttatgtagacaaaatcatgtgaattctgtttgataacgaGATATTGCAAcaatcttagtagaaacgccaaaaaatcacattttttattttaacgatagagtatgaaatttttcaaaatttcaacaagttttcactgtggatattattagtaagatgtatttcatcgtatgagcaatgagatttaatgcaaattagaatttttattgtgtttcagtcgaaacccaaatgcacggtgaatggatccttttcaatatatatggatcCTATTACCGTgtatagtgtaaaaggcatgaaattatgcgataatattagatttattgttatgtcgtcattaaactacttcatatttagaatttaagtgaatatggaatggtttggacaatacagtcaaacctcctataacgattttaattaaaaaataataatttagccaatttttaaactttgtatagtttttattgtaaatgaagatttgaatactcttaaaaatgaatgcgcacactactagcaacatagttgctccattaacaacgtttcttcaagatacaaaatcaaatcatgacgaaaactatacgcacggtaaatggtgacacatagaacggtacgaggcgaccttaacatgacattttcaaacataatttttgactaattttttgttatgcatcactagttttagatttttccctgaattattatataattgcccgctacgtagtggtattctagtacgcttcaaattatttggaatagttttatatttttttgaagtgcaaatttttcttaaatgcacggtgaatggtagcttgacggtacagttaactctccctaactcgatattgaatttgtcttgaattggttttgatacttaaatgcaacaggatcataacctatatatttgcatttgcttctttgaatgattgttctccttcgtcttcgaaaatagcccctatttgttttgctggtctgctcgataggtagacagtttgacagttcgataggtagatttggtttcactcttcgcgcaactcgggtgcctctgagaaaaaaaaaaaaaaaaaaaaaaaaaaaaaaaatcccatatttTCAGGGCTAGACATTTTAGTAATattcagtaacaaacaaaatagtCCCCTTAACCTTTACAATGCAGCTTTACTTCACGGAACAAGCCTAAAGTATAATGGAACATATATCGGCATAAATCGAACGAGTTTTGTAACTTGGAAAAAGTAGTAGAAAAGATAATCCCCTAACACCCCGCTAACTttcaaaaagaaactttttccataagaaatattaaaaggcgaaatctagataacattttcaaaagcttttgtctgcgttgtgatctcaattaaatatacttatgttctgggttactcacatatttttgttaatattgtttcattgttttgtagttaaatcttttttgccaataaaattctttcaaaaat
It contains:
- the LOC110677863 gene encoding histone H1-like, whose translation is MSEVATEAAAAAPAASPAKTKKPRAPKGQGKPKKPSTHPPVNDMVVAAIKTLKERNGSSLQAIKKYIAANYKCDVAKLAPFLKKALKNGVEKGKFVQTKGTGASGSFKLKAEAKKAASEKKPKKAGEKKAKKATGEKKKATKKPAGEKKAKKPAGEKKAKKPAAAKKAKAAGAKAAKKAGGVKKAAAPKQKATKPSKTAAKKPKTPKPKKAAPAKKAAAKKTAAKK
- the LOC110677865 gene encoding histone H2A, whose product is MSGRGKGGKVKGKAKSRSNRAGLQFPVGRIHRLLRKGNYAERVGAGAPVYLAAVMEYLAAEVLELAGNAARDNKKTRIIPRHLQLAIRNDEELNKLLSGVTIAQGGVLPNIQAVLLPKKTEKKA